The Mercenaria mercenaria strain notata chromosome 10, MADL_Memer_1, whole genome shotgun sequence genome contains a region encoding:
- the LOC128546430 gene encoding uncharacterized protein LOC128546430, whose translation MSDTLSSLSLGDEFDVNKVSENNTSELELSDSSQESGKVVCKRRHSREEPDPQERTAIKKARTEGILPNCVDYNKCMQQIREQYFSKIPELYMYGFKFKTPFKLELKNKSDYPKLKQALNRCVQMDAEADETNVNEDNLSTDQTKITHCSGTDKLETNENIPSTLASCTNITHVDTDIEGHESLQNFESITNRAREETNEKEKRTSSDVTEAKQSDKGIINERTSELDKNKEDTSKLSKAKQAVDNRQNNKTTLNDNRNYSGKEGYSIHVIKNSQYSDISEDEDDSPILKGCHTDTPPPEFNHPESYCNTQAKGETSYNPKKGKERKKSGSNARSSVCKDTPQEIDKTTTEPAPSNSINGARPLLNENILRQLSIEDLKTLLKNILHNYPYGVEKGPAKPPQLANENKLTDMTKLPKFTDIEQTNSQNELNQSSRWERDDHEEVRLKLNEKLKMKMKSEEKYASKEQSSVVRIVERVKTKVPDPYFDRVSAIEEEDPEATLWYGFDGAGGIIVKDDNTDAYSCIPPD comes from the coding sequence aTACCCTATCATCTCTATCACTTGGAGATGAATTTGATGTAAACAAagtatctgaaaacaacacttctGAATTAGAGTTGTCTGACTCTTCACAGGAGTCTGGAAAGGTGGTTTGTAAAAGAAGACACTCAAGAGAGGAGCCTGACCCTCAAGAAAGGACGGCCATCAAGAAAGCTAGAACTGAGGGTATTCTTCCAAATTGTGTGGACTACAATAAATGTATGCAGCAAATAAGagaacaatatttttcaaagattCCAGAGTTATATATGTATggttttaaattcaaaacaccTTTTAAACTTGAATTGAAAAATAAGTCAGATTATCCTAAACTTAAGCAAGCCCTGAATAGGTGTGTTCAGATGGATGCTGAAGCTGATGAGACTAATGTTAATGAGGACAATTTGAGTACTGACCAGACCAAAATAACACACTGTTCAGGAACTGATAAACTTGAGACAAATGAGAACATTCCTTCTACATTGGCTTCATGTACAAATATAACACATGTAGATACAGATATAGAAGGCCATGAATCACTCCAGAACTTTGAAAGCATAACAAACAGAGCAAGGGAAGAAACTAATGAAAAGGAAAAACGCACAAGTTCTGATGTAACTGAAGCCAAACAGAGTGATAAGGGTATAATAAATGAAAGAACAAGTGAATTAGACAAGAATAAAGAAGATACTTCAAAATTAAGTAAAGCCAAACAGGCAGTTGACAATagacaaaacaataaaacaacacTTAATGACAACAGAAATTACAGTGGTAAAGAGGGCTacagtatacatgtaataaaaaacaGTCAGTATTCAGATATCTCTGAAGATGAGGATGATTCACCTATCCTAAAAGGCTGCCACACTGACACTCCACCACCAGAATTTAACCATCCTGAGAGTTACTGCAATACCCAAGCTAAAGGTGAAACCTCTTACAATCCAAAGAAAggcaaagaaagaaagaaaagtggAAGTAATGCTAGATCATCAGTTTGTAAAGATACACCACAAGAAATAGACAAAACCACAACAGAACCAGCACCCAGCAACAGTATAAATGGTGCAAGACCTCTTCTAAATGAAAACATACTGAGACAATTAAGTATTGAAGATTTAAAAACATTGCTAAAAAATATATTGCATAATTATCCTTATGGGGTTGAAAAGGGACCAGCCAAACCACCACAACTtgcaaatgaaaacaaattaacagatatgacaaaacttcccAAATTTACAGACATTGAACAAACGAACAGTCAAAATGAATTGAACCAGTCATCAAGATGGGAAAGAGATGATCATGAAGAGGTCAGACTAAAGTTAAACgaaaaacttaaaatgaaaatgaagtcAGAAGAGAAGTATGCCTCAAAGGAACAGTCCAGTGTAGTGAGAATTGTTGAACGAGTAAAGACCAAGGTGCCTGATCCTTATTTTGATAGAGTTTCTGCAATAGAGGAGGAAGATCCAGAAGCTACTTTGTGGTATGGGTTTGATGGTGCTGGTGGAATAATTGTGAAAGATGACAACACAGATGCTTACAGCTGTATACCTCCAGATTAA